A genomic segment from Gilvibacter sp. SZ-19 encodes:
- the yidD gene encoding membrane protein insertion efficiency factor YidD, whose amino-acid sequence MLKQILIAPFLLLIKLYQWIISPLTPATCRFEPTCSHYAVDALKTHGLFKGSWLAAKRIGRCHPWGGSGYDPVPPKSGAAKTGSETQEN is encoded by the coding sequence CTGCTCAAACAAATACTGATCGCTCCCTTTTTACTGCTGATCAAGTTGTATCAATGGATCATTTCGCCGCTAACCCCGGCTACTTGTCGCTTTGAACCCACTTGCTCACACTATGCTGTAGATGCCTTAAAAACCCACGGATTATTCAAGGGCAGTTGGTTGGCAGCCAAACGTATTGGCAGATGTCATCCTTGGGGTGGTTCTGGTTATGATCCGGTTCCTCCAAAATCCGGCGCAGCCAAAACGGGCTCAGAAACACAAGAAAATTAA
- the cysS gene encoding cysteine--tRNA ligase codes for MIQQELRIYNSLTKEKEVFKPITPGAVGMYVCGPTVYSNVHLGNCRTFLSFDLVFRYLRHLGYKVRYVRNITDAGHLENDADSGEDRIAKKARIEQLEPMEIVQRYTVDFHQIMAKFNALPPSIEPTATGHIIEQQRIVQEILDKGYAYEKNGSVYFDVLKFNQDKAYGKLSGRKLEDMIANTRELAAQSEKKNPQDFALWKKAEPEHIMRWPSPWSDGFPGWHLECTAMSTKYLGDNFDIHGGGMDLKFPHHECEIAQAEASTGINPVNYWMHANMLTLNGKKMAKSTGNNILPDELFSGNNDILSKAFAPTVAKFFMYQAHYRSILDFSNDALIASEKGYLRLMEAYGMIDELRAGTSSDYDVAAWKQSCYDAMNDDFNSPILIAHLFDAAKLIHAVAEGNQQLNAADIALLKQTMHDFMFEVMGLETVGNGGGDTDKLDKTVGLLIELRNQARANKDFATSDSIRDQLAEAGIQLKDSKEGTTYSLK; via the coding sequence ATGATCCAGCAAGAACTACGCATTTACAATTCCCTGACCAAAGAAAAGGAAGTCTTTAAACCCATTACACCCGGTGCTGTTGGGATGTATGTCTGCGGACCTACTGTGTACAGTAACGTGCATTTGGGAAACTGTCGTACTTTCCTGTCTTTCGATCTGGTATTTCGCTATTTGCGTCACTTGGGGTATAAGGTGCGCTATGTGCGCAACATTACCGATGCTGGGCACTTGGAGAACGATGCCGATAGCGGCGAAGACAGAATTGCCAAAAAGGCGCGTATTGAGCAGTTGGAACCCATGGAGATTGTACAGCGTTATACGGTGGACTTTCACCAGATCATGGCCAAATTCAACGCTTTGCCACCGAGTATTGAACCTACGGCTACGGGCCACATCATTGAGCAGCAACGCATTGTTCAGGAGATCTTGGACAAGGGATATGCCTACGAAAAGAATGGATCGGTGTATTTCGATGTTTTGAAATTCAACCAGGACAAAGCTTACGGAAAACTCAGCGGACGCAAGTTGGAAGACATGATCGCGAACACTCGCGAGTTGGCTGCGCAGAGCGAGAAGAAGAATCCACAGGATTTTGCACTTTGGAAAAAGGCGGAGCCGGAACACATTATGCGTTGGCCGTCTCCTTGGAGCGATGGCTTCCCGGGCTGGCATTTGGAATGTACAGCCATGAGCACCAAGTATCTGGGAGACAATTTTGATATTCACGGCGGAGGGATGGACCTTAAGTTTCCGCATCACGAATGTGAGATCGCACAGGCCGAAGCCTCTACCGGGATCAATCCGGTGAATTATTGGATGCACGCCAATATGCTTACCCTTAACGGGAAGAAAATGGCGAAATCCACAGGAAACAATATTCTACCAGACGAGTTGTTCTCTGGTAATAATGATATTCTCAGCAAGGCCTTTGCTCCAACGGTTGCAAAGTTCTTTATGTATCAGGCGCACTACAGAAGTATCTTGGATTTCTCTAACGATGCCCTAATCGCTTCAGAGAAAGGTTACTTGCGCCTAATGGAGGCCTACGGGATGATCGATGAGCTACGCGCCGGAACCAGTTCAGATTATGACGTCGCAGCTTGGAAGCAGTCCTGCTACGATGCGATGAACGACGACTTTAACAGCCCGATCCTCATAGCCCATTTGTTTGATGCGGCCAAGTTGATCCATGCAGTCGCAGAAGGCAATCAGCAATTAAACGCTGCGGATATTGCCCTGCTAAAACAAACCATGCACGACTTCATGTTCGAAGTTATGGGCTTGGAAACTGTTGGCAATGGCGGCGGAGACACCGATAAGCTAGATAAAACTGTTGGGCTGCTTATAGAACTTAGAAATCAGGCGCGTGCCAATAAAGATTTTGCCACTAGCGATTCTATTCGCGATCAATTGGCCGAAGCGGGTATTCAGCTCAAAGACAGCAAAGAAGGCACCACCTACTCTTTAAAGTAA
- the folE gene encoding GTP cyclohydrolase I FolE, translated as MDLEKQLKEIEAMGDEHVGSSTDTPLRPDAFELSDIEKIDRIKGQVKEIMETLGLDLEDDSLKGTPTRVAKMFVNEIFGGLHPDRKPSASTFENKYKYGEILVEKNITLYSTCEHHLLPIVGKAHVAYISKGTVVGLSKMNRIVDYYAKRPQVQERLTMQIVKELQAVLGTQDVACVIDAKHLCVNSRGIRDIDSSTVTSEFGGKFKDPAVRREFLDYINLDTEF; from the coding sequence ATGGATTTAGAAAAACAACTTAAGGAAATAGAAGCCATGGGCGATGAACACGTTGGTTCATCTACCGATACTCCATTGCGTCCTGATGCTTTTGAACTGAGCGATATAGAGAAGATAGATCGCATCAAAGGGCAAGTAAAAGAGATCATGGAAACCCTGGGCTTAGATTTAGAGGATGACAGTCTTAAAGGAACTCCAACCCGAGTTGCCAAGATGTTTGTCAACGAGATCTTTGGTGGTCTCCACCCAGACAGAAAACCGTCTGCCTCCACCTTTGAAAACAAATACAAGTACGGAGAAATCCTGGTAGAAAAGAACATAACCCTTTACTCTACCTGCGAGCACCATTTGCTGCCTATCGTTGGGAAAGCCCACGTGGCATATATCTCTAAAGGCACCGTGGTAGGTCTTTCTAAGATGAATCGCATAGTCGATTATTACGCCAAGCGTCCTCAGGTTCAGGAACGCCTGACCATGCAGATCGTTAAAGAATTGCAAGCCGTTTTAGGCACCCAAGATGTTGCTTGTGTTATAGATGCCAAACACCTTTGTGTGAATTCACGCGGGATACGCGATATCGATTCCAGTACAGTGACGAGCGAATTTGGCGGCAAATTCAAAGACCCGGCAGTTCGCAGAGAGTTTCTCGATTATATTAATTTAGATACTGAATTCTAA
- a CDS encoding T9SS type B sorting domain-containing protein → MMKKITLILLVLLGWASTHAQDINIQDGTFFLCTGTLYDTGGPAAPYSNDETIVMTLCSDTPGIGIELDFTFFSTQAGADVLTIYDGPDTASPVIGDFSGTAGPGFVAATGASGCLTLEWNSDFVINSPGWEANISCCQVINAVFDSSTPPAAADGTISAAVGENITFNGSAVFSMDGTGATYEWDFGDGATAFGTTVVHAYAASGAYPVTLTVTDAAGCTNNDDIDITALIGFGGADPGNLFVDAGPDVTLDCDAGGSVTLVADFQEIFETFSTDYTVSPIVYSPPFPFDGLANSIDITSDDTWSAVDTLPFDFCFFGDLEQEFQVGSNGVIRFDVDPGDASNGWAFSEDLPNNTNPTLGEANVFTPVHDIHPGINPGNEIGYEVLGTYPNRALVVSFYEVAMFSGTCNDLLATHMAVFYEFSNIIDIYIQDKPVCPTWNSGNAAVGIQNNDGDLAYVPPGRNTSDSPWTTTNEAWRFAPAGAPSYVFEWLDDTGAVVGISPTLTVSPTVTTTYTARVTYTNTCNGEIVVLEDEVIVTVDTPFTVDLGPDMSVCDGGPIILDADPGVPGVTYEWYQDGTLLPGETASTYTATTSGTYRVIVSDGSCDAGDDITLIIGTTPVPGTPDPLEICDFPFDGFAEFTLTDADAQIIDGGTGLVVRYYETLALADVGDPADALISPYTNTSDPQTVYARLEESASGCYATVELVLDVLDGPVVNDPIPDYVLCDDPSNDGIALFDLTTMEPLISPAPAGVIFTYHETAADAAAGTAPIATPTAYNNISNPQTIYVRLESTDGCISVGEFNLVVDPVPVFVDPTPYILCDDGVADGFTEFDLTVKIPEITGGAVDLAVSFYLTLADADAGAPALPTNYTNVTNPQTIYVRVESITTGCYDTTTLELEVLDAPAAVTPTPLEYCDPDNDGFGVFTLEDATLEITGGDPDVVVTYHETFADATNGVLPLTSPYNNIVFGTQTVYARVANAVTTGDECFVIVELQLIVLDTPQIVDPEPLLACDDNDDGIVVFDLTVKAPEILDGLDPADYTVEYYEDAAFTSLIAPATAYTNLTNPQTVFVLVTDNTNLCTATTTLELIVNFPPEVFPPAPLELCDVNNPGDEVEEFDLELATPEITGGDTSLIVTYHETAADADTGDNPLTSPYTNTSNPQTIYVRVEDPDTGCFVSDVVTLDLRVNPQPSPTPDPTPIEICDADNDGFVDNFILTDRDVEIINGEPDVVVSYHETLADAQADLFPLSSPYANIVAYSQIVYARVENTLTGCFTIVELELIVLNSPELPLEIEDYVICDDDDDGIAVFDLTTKDPEIYGSQDPATLDLSYHLSEADALAGVMPIVTPAAFVNTTNPQTIWVRLFDPVTGCASVGSFELIVSLPPVIAAPGDLDALERCDDETADGFASFDLTQAEDDITLGAPGLLVQYYTTEMDAQDDTNAIDPATDYTNTVNPQTIWVRVTDGDTGCVSFTTLTIRVLPNPSPNTDPDPIEVCDEVTVGDGIEVIDLTQREAEIIGGEPGVSASYYETEADARIGDPLLAIADPTAYSNIETPQIIWVRITNDTTGCFTLVELPIIVHPLPEAPEVSDYIICEVATDGVATFDLNTKIPEILGGQDPTDLQVSFHEVEADADAGINAIATPEAFVNVTNPQTIYVRITNTVTGCYSATQSFNIEVREGATATAPAAVYRICDNVGDGTDGIGEFTLSTQDAEILGGQDPVIYVVSYHASDADATTGDNALPDSYINTENPQVIWARVTNTDTGCFAITTLTLEVSPLPVISLEDSYRLCVDEFGNPIQNESGEASPPVLNTGLSDLDYTFEWFLNGNPLPETTSSIVARAGGTYTVIATETTSGLGCSAEASTTVTVSSPPTTFSAEVITNAFADDHQIQAEASGLGVYFFQLDDGPLQESGLFTNVSPGDHIVTIVDQNGCGSVSIPVGVIDYPLFFTPNQDGYHDTWNIIGIASNPTAQIYIYDRFGKLLKQLSPLGPGWDGTYNGNPMPSSDYWFQVIYDEDEVEKEFRGHFTLKR, encoded by the coding sequence ATGATGAAAAAAATTACCTTAATACTTCTGGTGCTTCTGGGCTGGGCTTCGACCCACGCGCAGGACATCAATATTCAAGACGGAACCTTTTTCCTATGTACCGGTACCCTTTATGATACCGGTGGTCCTGCTGCGCCCTACAGCAATGATGAAACTATAGTGATGACCCTTTGTTCAGATACTCCTGGCATTGGCATTGAACTTGATTTTACCTTCTTCAGTACCCAAGCAGGTGCCGATGTGCTTACCATTTATGACGGACCTGACACGGCTTCGCCTGTTATTGGTGACTTTTCCGGAACTGCAGGTCCAGGCTTTGTGGCTGCAACAGGTGCTTCTGGTTGTTTGACTTTAGAGTGGAATTCTGACTTTGTGATCAACTCACCGGGTTGGGAGGCGAATATAAGTTGTTGTCAAGTGATCAATGCGGTCTTTGACAGTTCAACACCTCCGGCCGCTGCAGATGGAACTATATCCGCAGCAGTAGGGGAGAACATTACCTTTAACGGAAGTGCTGTTTTCTCTATGGACGGTACGGGAGCCACTTATGAGTGGGATTTCGGTGATGGAGCTACCGCATTTGGAACCACTGTAGTGCACGCTTATGCAGCTTCAGGAGCTTATCCTGTTACCTTAACGGTGACCGATGCAGCCGGCTGTACCAATAACGATGATATAGACATTACGGCCCTTATAGGCTTTGGCGGTGCGGATCCAGGAAACTTATTTGTAGACGCTGGGCCAGACGTGACCTTAGATTGTGATGCTGGTGGAAGTGTGACCTTAGTGGCGGATTTTCAAGAGATCTTCGAGACCTTTAGTACCGATTATACGGTTTCGCCAATTGTGTATAGCCCGCCTTTCCCTTTTGATGGCTTGGCAAATTCTATCGATATTACTTCGGATGATACGTGGTCTGCAGTTGATACACTGCCCTTTGACTTTTGTTTCTTCGGAGACTTGGAGCAAGAGTTCCAAGTAGGCTCTAATGGGGTTATTCGCTTTGATGTGGACCCAGGAGATGCCTCGAACGGTTGGGCCTTTTCTGAGGACTTGCCTAATAATACCAATCCTACCTTAGGCGAGGCAAATGTTTTTACTCCAGTACATGATATTCACCCGGGGATCAACCCTGGTAACGAGATTGGATATGAAGTACTCGGCACCTATCCGAACCGTGCATTAGTGGTTTCTTTCTATGAGGTTGCGATGTTCTCAGGAACTTGTAATGACTTGCTGGCAACCCATATGGCGGTGTTTTATGAATTCTCGAACATCATTGACATCTACATTCAAGATAAACCGGTCTGTCCTACATGGAATAGCGGAAATGCCGCCGTCGGAATTCAAAATAACGACGGAGACTTGGCCTATGTGCCACCAGGCCGAAATACTTCAGATTCTCCTTGGACAACTACTAACGAGGCATGGCGATTCGCGCCAGCTGGAGCTCCGTCTTATGTGTTTGAATGGTTAGACGACACTGGAGCGGTAGTTGGTATTTCTCCAACACTTACGGTTTCTCCAACAGTAACCACCACTTATACAGCTCGCGTCACTTATACCAACACCTGTAATGGTGAGATTGTGGTGCTTGAAGATGAGGTCATAGTTACCGTAGACACTCCGTTTACTGTGGATCTTGGCCCAGACATGAGCGTTTGTGATGGCGGGCCGATCATTTTAGATGCAGATCCAGGCGTGCCTGGAGTGACTTACGAATGGTATCAAGACGGAACCTTGTTGCCAGGTGAGACCGCTTCCACCTATACAGCTACCACTTCTGGTACCTATCGTGTTATTGTTTCCGACGGTAGTTGTGATGCTGGCGATGACATTACCCTAATTATTGGAACTACACCCGTCCCTGGAACCCCAGATCCTTTAGAGATCTGTGACTTCCCTTTTGATGGTTTTGCTGAGTTTACGCTAACCGACGCAGATGCCCAGATCATTGATGGTGGTACAGGTTTAGTGGTGCGTTATTACGAAACCTTGGCCTTGGCAGATGTAGGAGATCCTGCTGATGCTTTAATTAGTCCGTATACGAACACCTCAGATCCGCAGACAGTCTATGCACGCTTGGAAGAGTCTGCCTCTGGCTGTTATGCTACCGTAGAGCTAGTTCTCGACGTATTGGATGGCCCGGTTGTGAACGATCCGATTCCGGACTATGTGTTGTGTGATGATCCTTCTAACGATGGCATAGCACTCTTTGACCTTACAACCATGGAGCCGCTTATCTCTCCGGCACCAGCAGGAGTGATCTTTACCTATCACGAAACTGCGGCAGACGCGGCAGCAGGAACAGCACCTATAGCTACACCAACTGCTTATAACAACATTTCCAACCCGCAGACCATCTATGTGCGTCTAGAAAGTACAGATGGATGTATCAGCGTAGGTGAGTTCAATTTGGTGGTTGATCCGGTGCCGGTCTTTGTAGATCCAACTCCTTACATTCTTTGTGACGATGGTGTTGCCGACGGATTCACCGAGTTTGACCTAACCGTTAAGATCCCAGAGATTACTGGTGGAGCTGTGGATCTTGCTGTAAGTTTTTATTTGACACTGGCAGATGCTGATGCAGGCGCGCCAGCCTTACCAACCAACTACACAAACGTAACCAACCCTCAGACCATCTATGTACGGGTGGAATCTATTACAACAGGGTGTTATGATACAACCACCTTAGAGTTAGAAGTATTAGATGCTCCGGCTGCTGTTACTCCAACACCTTTGGAGTATTGTGATCCTGATAACGATGGCTTCGGAGTCTTTACTTTAGAAGATGCAACGCTCGAGATAACCGGAGGAGATCCAGACGTTGTGGTTACCTATCACGAGACCTTTGCAGACGCTACCAACGGCGTATTGCCATTAACGAGTCCGTATAACAACATTGTATTTGGTACACAAACGGTATATGCACGTGTTGCCAATGCAGTTACCACAGGAGACGAGTGTTTCGTGATCGTGGAACTCCAACTGATCGTCTTAGACACGCCACAGATCGTAGATCCGGAGCCGTTACTGGCCTGTGACGACAACGACGATGGCATAGTGGTGTTTGACCTAACGGTGAAGGCCCCAGAGATCTTGGACGGCTTGGACCCTGCGGACTATACGGTAGAATACTATGAGGATGCGGCCTTCACTTCGCTGATCGCTCCTGCTACGGCCTATACGAACTTGACCAACCCACAGACGGTCTTTGTATTGGTTACCGACAACACGAATTTGTGTACGGCAACCACGACCTTAGAGCTGATTGTAAACTTCCCACCGGAGGTTTTCCCACCGGCGCCTTTGGAGCTTTGTGATGTGAACAATCCGGGCGATGAGGTTGAGGAGTTTGACTTGGAGTTGGCTACCCCAGAGATCACAGGAGGCGACACTTCTTTGATAGTGACCTACCACGAGACTGCGGCGGATGCAGACACGGGAGACAACCCACTTACGAGTCCCTACACCAACACGAGCAACCCACAGACGATCTACGTACGGGTGGAGGATCCAGACACGGGCTGTTTTGTAAGCGATGTGGTTACCTTAGACTTACGCGTAAACCCACAACCGAGTCCAACCCCAGATCCTACTCCAATAGAGATCTGTGATGCGGACAACGACGGTTTTGTAGACAATTTTATACTCACCGATAGAGATGTAGAGATCATTAACGGGGAGCCGGATGTAGTGGTGAGCTACCACGAGACCTTGGCAGACGCGCAGGCCGATCTGTTCCCACTTAGCTCGCCCTATGCGAACATTGTGGCCTACAGCCAGATCGTATACGCTAGAGTAGAAAACACCCTAACAGGCTGCTTTACCATTGTAGAGCTAGAGCTTATTGTACTGAACTCCCCAGAGCTACCTCTGGAGATCGAAGACTATGTGATCTGTGACGACGACGATGACGGCATCGCGGTGTTTGATCTAACCACCAAGGATCCGGAGATCTACGGCAGCCAAGACCCAGCGACGCTGGATCTGAGCTATCACCTAAGCGAGGCAGATGCCTTGGCCGGGGTGATGCCAATAGTAACGCCAGCGGCCTTTGTGAACACGACCAATCCGCAGACGATCTGGGTACGCTTATTTGACCCAGTAACGGGCTGCGCTAGTGTGGGTAGCTTTGAGCTGATTGTGAGCTTGCCACCGGTTATAGCAGCGCCAGGCGATCTGGATGCTCTGGAGCGTTGTGATGATGAGACTGCAGACGGTTTTGCAAGTTTTGATCTGACTCAGGCAGAAGACGACATTACCCTAGGAGCTCCAGGCTTACTGGTACAGTACTACACCACAGAGATGGACGCTCAAGACGATACCAACGCCATTGACCCTGCTACGGACTACACCAACACGGTGAACCCACAGACGATCTGGGTACGAGTAACGGACGGGGACACGGGCTGTGTGTCGTTCACTACCTTAACGATACGGGTATTGCCTAATCCATCACCGAACACGGATCCAGATCCGATAGAGGTGTGTGATGAAGTAACGGTAGGCGATGGGATAGAGGTTATAGACCTAACCCAAAGAGAGGCAGAGATCATAGGCGGAGAGCCAGGAGTATCGGCGAGTTATTATGAAACTGAGGCCGATGCTAGGATAGGCGATCCACTCTTGGCCATAGCCGATCCGACGGCCTATAGCAATATAGAGACACCACAGATCATCTGGGTACGCATTACCAATGATACCACAGGCTGCTTTACCTTGGTAGAGTTACCGATTATAGTGCACCCACTACCGGAGGCTCCGGAGGTGAGTGATTATATCATCTGTGAGGTAGCCACCGACGGGGTAGCGACCTTTGATCTAAACACGAAGATCCCAGAGATCCTAGGCGGACAAGATCCTACAGACTTACAGGTGAGCTTCCACGAGGTAGAGGCCGATGCCGATGCAGGCATCAACGCCATTGCCACGCCAGAGGCCTTTGTGAATGTGACCAACCCACAGACGATCTATGTACGCATTACCAATACGGTAACGGGCTGTTACTCGGCCACGCAGAGCTTTAACATCGAGGTTAGAGAAGGCGCCACGGCCACTGCGCCGGCCGCAGTGTACCGCATTTGTGATAATGTAGGCGATGGCACGGACGGCATCGGAGAGTTTACTCTCTCTACCCAAGATGCAGAGATACTGGGCGGACAAGATCCGGTGATCTATGTGGTTAGCTACCACGCCAGTGATGCAGACGCCACTACGGGAGACAATGCACTACCGGACAGTTATATCAACACAGAGAACCCACAGGTGATCTGGGCCCGAGTGACCAATACGGACACGGGCTGTTTTGCCATCACCACACTCACCCTAGAGGTATCACCACTACCGGTGATCAGCTTGGAGGACAGTTACAGACTGTGTGTGGATGAGTTTGGCAATCCGATCCAGAACGAATCGGGCGAAGCTTCACCACCGGTACTAAACACGGGTCTTAGTGATCTGGACTATACTTTTGAGTGGTTCTTAAACGGCAATCCATTGCCAGAGACCACTTCGAGCATTGTAGCCAGAGCAGGAGGAACCTATACGGTTATTGCAACGGAGACCACCAGCGGCTTGGGATGTAGTGCAGAGGCCTCGACCACGGTAACGGTATCCTCGCCACCGACCACATTCAGTGCCGAGGTGATCACCAACGCCTTTGCAGACGATCATCAGATCCAGGCGGAGGCTAGCGGACTGGGCGTGTACTTCTTCCAGTTGGATGACGGACCGCTTCAGGAGAGTGGTTTGTTCACCAATGTGAGCCCTGGAGATCATATAGTAACCATAGTGGATCAGAACGGATGTGGAAGCGTGAGTATCCCGGTGGGCGTGATCGACTATCCGCTGTTCTTCACCCCGAACCAAGACGGCTATCACGATACGTGGAACATCATAGGAATAGCGAGCAATCCGACGGCGCAGATCTACATCTACGATCGCTTCGGGAAACTGCTCAAGCAGCTGAGTCCACTGGGTCCAGGCTGGGATGGAACCTATAACGGAAACCCGATGCCATCTAGCGACTACTGGTTCCAGGTGATCTATGATGAAGACGAAGTTGAAAAAGAATTTAGAGGACACTTCACCTTAAAACGATAA
- a CDS encoding OmpP1/FadL family transporter: MRKLVYLLILGGLMPNLYAQGISDVLRYSQESVYGTARFNAMSGAFGALGGDLSGVALNPAGSAVFLYNYASASGGLVDRQNDILYSNTFNTSADIDAAITQAGAVWVFGNSSDESDWGKFTIAVNYELQNNFDNEVVSIGTNTIGIDQFFLNQAEGLPLELLQLQGGESIPDLYQFLGETEGAAAQSAFLGFQSFIIDPVENTPGNTAYFSNVAPGSFNQEHFRVDSGYQGKYTFNLATEYKQSLYLGVNLNAHAIDYRSSTFLFESNNNANTAIDQIGFEENLWVLGSGFSAQVGAIAKLGDILRVGITYDTPTWLTLSEETSQSIETRRILNDNSTIIEVVDPRVVNIFADYRMRTPGQVKASAALLFGQAGLVSFDYGYKDFTEMQFTTNDPFFNIQNALIENTFKAASSYRLGGEYRVNQWSFRGGYRFEESPFEDTSLMGDLTGYSLGLGYSLDNVKIDLSYATAQQDRSEALYGTGLTTPTNIDQQMDVYTLSLGFFF; encoded by the coding sequence ATGAGAAAGTTAGTTTACCTACTCATCTTGGGAGGCCTTATGCCCAATTTGTATGCCCAAGGAATATCGGACGTACTCAGGTACAGTCAGGAATCAGTTTACGGAACAGCAAGATTCAACGCCATGAGTGGTGCCTTTGGCGCCCTGGGTGGCGACCTATCAGGGGTCGCGCTCAACCCTGCTGGTTCGGCGGTGTTCTTATACAACTACGCGTCTGCCTCTGGCGGATTGGTAGATCGTCAGAACGACATCTTGTATTCAAATACCTTCAATACTAGTGCCGATATCGATGCGGCCATTACCCAGGCCGGAGCTGTTTGGGTTTTTGGAAACAGCAGCGATGAAAGCGACTGGGGCAAGTTTACCATAGCAGTTAACTACGAACTGCAGAACAACTTTGACAATGAGGTAGTGAGTATCGGGACCAATACTATTGGGATAGATCAGTTCTTTCTCAATCAGGCAGAAGGCTTGCCTTTGGAGCTCCTGCAGTTGCAAGGCGGAGAATCTATTCCAGATCTCTATCAATTCTTAGGTGAGACAGAAGGAGCTGCTGCTCAATCGGCATTTTTAGGCTTTCAGTCTTTTATTATTGATCCCGTGGAGAACACACCTGGAAATACAGCCTACTTTTCCAATGTGGCACCGGGGAGTTTTAATCAGGAGCATTTCCGTGTAGATTCTGGTTATCAAGGAAAGTACACCTTCAATCTCGCAACCGAATACAAGCAAAGTCTGTATTTAGGAGTAAACTTGAACGCCCATGCTATCGATTACAGAAGTTCAACCTTTTTGTTCGAATCGAACAACAATGCCAATACGGCTATAGATCAGATAGGGTTTGAAGAAAATCTTTGGGTCTTAGGTTCAGGATTCTCTGCACAAGTAGGTGCAATTGCAAAACTCGGAGATATTTTAAGAGTAGGTATTACTTACGATACACCTACTTGGCTTACACTTTCAGAAGAAACGTCTCAAAGCATAGAGACCAGAAGAATTTTGAATGACAACAGCACTATCATCGAGGTAGTAGACCCAAGAGTGGTAAACATCTTTGCCGATTATCGCATGCGCACACCAGGTCAAGTTAAGGCCAGCGCTGCTTTGTTATTCGGACAAGCAGGTCTTGTTAGTTTTGATTACGGTTATAAGGATTTCACAGAAATGCAATTCACCACGAATGATCCTTTCTTTAATATTCAAAATGCACTTATTGAGAACACCTTTAAGGCAGCTTCCTCTTACCGTTTGGGTGGCGAGTACCGCGTGAACCAATGGAGCTTTAGAGGAGGTTACCGTTTCGAAGAAAGCCCATTTGAAGACACTTCTTTAATGGGGGATCTAACGGGTTATTCTTTAGGATTAGGTTATTCGCTAGACAATGTAAAGATAGACTTGAGTTACGCTACAGCGCAGCAAGATCGCAGTGAGGCGCTCTACGGAACTGGACTTACTACTCCTACGAACATCGATCAGCAAATGGATGTCTACACCTTGAGTTTAGGATTCTTTTTCTAG